One window from the genome of Streptomyces sp. WZ-12 encodes:
- a CDS encoding YbaK/EbsC family protein produces MATDTFSPETHAPADPTPPADDTPVATSDRLLALLQDGGARHRLIEHAPEGRTDIVSELRGHPLDQAAKCIVMRVKVTKKSSRFALAVVPGDRRVDLDRVKELYEARHVSFADQATAERLSGCVSGSIVPFSFDPELELIVDPALLAHREIFFNAAALHLSLALDTEDYRRLARPRVAPVAEPPTGSAP; encoded by the coding sequence ATGGCGACAGACACGTTCTCCCCCGAAACCCACGCACCGGCCGACCCGACCCCGCCGGCGGACGACACCCCCGTCGCCACGTCGGACCGGCTCCTGGCCCTGCTCCAGGACGGCGGGGCCCGCCACCGCCTCATCGAACACGCCCCAGAGGGCCGCACGGACATCGTCAGCGAGCTCCGCGGGCACCCCCTGGACCAGGCGGCCAAGTGCATCGTCATGCGCGTCAAGGTCACCAAGAAGTCCTCGCGGTTCGCCCTCGCCGTCGTCCCCGGCGACCGGCGGGTGGACCTCGACCGGGTCAAGGAACTCTACGAGGCGCGCCACGTGTCCTTCGCCGACCAGGCCACCGCGGAACGCCTCTCCGGCTGCGTCAGCGGCTCCATCGTCCCCTTCTCCTTCGACCCCGAGTTGGAGTTGATCGTCGACCCCGCTCTCCTCGCCCACCGCGAGATCTTCTTCAACGCGGCCGCACTGCACCTGTCCCTCGCCCTGGACACGGAGGACTACCGCCGGCTGGCCCGGCCGCGGGTGGCGCCGGTCGCCGAGCCCCCGACGGGATCGGCACCGTGA
- a CDS encoding 2OG-Fe(II)-dependent halogenase WelO5 family protein, whose amino-acid sequence MPTTDTWTRVVIDTAAERPDPDLLRQLAHGESAVVVLRNLLPAEAFADNLTRVGKLFANASTTSYANGALTTIGPYLAKYLNDLDGYFQAADEARNMLDSADFDLAGQVRTGLKNALGLDAVSVAQEPDGRDYAASVVRIHADGVRNPLHNDNIMRDARGTGIALTGLAYQLSCVVCLQECDEGGELRMYRKPWQPADETYKIQGGLGYDETVVEGHPCHEFKPQTGDVYLINPTQYHSIERVTGTDRLTMGFFMGFADESLNSAVVWG is encoded by the coding sequence ATGCCCACGACTGACACCTGGACCCGCGTCGTCATCGACACCGCCGCCGAGCGGCCCGACCCCGACCTGCTCCGCCAACTCGCCCACGGCGAGAGCGCGGTGGTCGTACTGCGCAACCTGCTGCCCGCCGAGGCGTTCGCCGACAACCTGACCCGCGTCGGCAAGCTCTTCGCCAACGCCTCCACCACGAGCTACGCCAACGGCGCCCTCACCACCATCGGCCCCTACCTGGCCAAGTACCTCAACGACCTGGACGGTTACTTCCAGGCGGCCGACGAGGCCCGCAACATGCTCGACTCCGCCGACTTCGACCTCGCCGGCCAGGTCCGCACCGGCCTGAAGAACGCCCTCGGCCTGGATGCGGTCTCCGTCGCGCAGGAACCGGACGGCCGCGACTACGCCGCCTCCGTCGTCCGCATCCACGCCGACGGCGTGCGCAACCCGCTGCACAACGACAACATCATGCGGGACGCCCGGGGCACCGGCATCGCCCTCACCGGCCTTGCCTACCAACTGAGTTGCGTGGTCTGCCTCCAGGAGTGCGACGAGGGCGGCGAGCTGCGGATGTACCGCAAGCCCTGGCAGCCCGCGGACGAGACGTACAAGATCCAAGGTGGCCTCGGGTACGACGAGACCGTGGTCGAGGGCCACCCCTGCCACGAGTTCAAGCCGCAGACCGGGGACGTGTACCTGATCAACCCCACGCAGTACCACTCCATCGAGCGGGTCACCGGCACCGACCGCCTCACCATGGGCTTCTTCATGGGCTTCGCCGACGAGTCGCTCAACTCCGCGGTGGTGTGGGGCTGA
- a CDS encoding class II glutamine amidotransferase, with protein MCRLIVATGDFRAADILAAAEAMSCGRTADHDGPTDVHPNGWGAVWRQPDAPFGLGRHRDVRPLAESSHESPVPHLSTDFLAVHARHATLAKNHGPQFTHPLERAGSFPWLFLHNGFQPTVHRLLGMEGSEFDSREYFDYIVPAGTRRLDEQETLDRLNAIPRGGSSGNAIAVNPYGAYVIHWTSPDTMAPRYFGMFRLQTARSLVISSEVIPDLAPADHWEPLKPDSVTEIPWTTSSGPRNRYDLEGAPIHAHD; from the coding sequence ATGTGCCGACTCATCGTGGCCACAGGGGACTTCCGCGCCGCGGACATCCTGGCCGCCGCCGAGGCGATGAGCTGTGGCCGCACCGCCGACCACGACGGACCCACCGACGTGCACCCCAACGGCTGGGGCGCGGTCTGGCGCCAGCCGGACGCCCCGTTCGGACTGGGGCGCCACCGGGACGTCCGTCCGCTCGCCGAGAGCAGCCACGAATCGCCCGTGCCGCACCTCTCCACCGACTTCCTGGCCGTGCACGCCCGGCACGCCACTCTGGCCAAGAACCACGGGCCGCAGTTCACCCACCCGTTGGAGCGCGCCGGCTCCTTCCCCTGGCTGTTCCTGCACAACGGCTTCCAGCCGACGGTCCACCGCCTGCTCGGCATGGAGGGTTCGGAGTTCGACTCCCGCGAGTACTTCGACTACATCGTCCCCGCCGGCACCCGCCGACTGGACGAGCAGGAGACCCTGGACCGCCTCAACGCCATTCCCCGGGGCGGGAGTTCGGGCAACGCCATCGCGGTGAACCCCTACGGGGCGTACGTCATCCACTGGACCTCGCCGGACACCATGGCGCCGCGCTACTTCGGCATGTTCCGGCTCCAGACCGCACGCTCGCTGGTGATCTCCTCGGAGGTGATCCCCGACCTCGCCCCCGCGGACCACTGGGAGCCGCTGAAGCCCGACAGCGTCACGGAGATCCCGTGGACCACGAGCTCCGGCCCCCGCAACCGTTACGACCTCGAAGGAGCGCCGATCCATGCCCACGACTGA
- a CDS encoding ATP-grasp domain-containing protein: MTVTTGNPPGDFVQVGATRDGLDPYLDCARRRGMRAVLVETPAYLRWRRLLGRREFDVEVAVARPQDPDAIRAALTAAGVAPGLVLTGFERYVYAGFALAEALRVAPWPGAGVDFRPLDKREQREALLRGAPQVAQPRFLSLDLGDQGAADGLGFPQVIKPADGGGGLGVLLVDGAAQRRRALDRIRALANYGGGAFSGIVAEEFVKGPELSLQGVAHQGSAVLLSVCEKLTSLEEVPGEPGLSGFREVGHVARPGTDAPPELHALAQACLDAAGYRAGPFHLDVLQGPTGPVFVEMGFRLSGGGLVALVEKATGADWAELAFASHLGDATPVGPSSPPVGTGGIAGQISAVSEAELAAAEALQEPGITIEIHRAAPPPDRSALSADDLPALASDLARHTGSAGRVVVSGGPADRVPALLHSLVAHRLRG; this comes from the coding sequence GTGACCGTGACGACCGGCAATCCCCCGGGGGACTTCGTACAAGTAGGCGCCACCCGGGACGGCCTGGACCCGTACCTGGACTGCGCGCGCCGCCGCGGCATGCGGGCGGTGCTGGTCGAGACGCCCGCCTATCTGCGCTGGCGACGGCTGCTCGGCCGGCGGGAGTTCGACGTCGAGGTGGCTGTGGCCCGGCCGCAGGACCCGGACGCGATCCGCGCCGCACTCACCGCGGCCGGGGTGGCGCCCGGCCTGGTCCTGACCGGCTTCGAGCGCTACGTCTACGCTGGGTTCGCCCTGGCCGAGGCGTTGCGGGTGGCACCGTGGCCGGGCGCCGGCGTCGACTTCCGGCCGCTGGACAAGCGCGAGCAGCGCGAGGCCCTGCTGCGCGGCGCCCCTCAGGTGGCCCAACCCCGTTTCCTCTCACTGGACTTGGGCGACCAGGGCGCGGCCGATGGGCTCGGCTTCCCGCAGGTCATCAAGCCGGCGGACGGCGGTGGTGGGCTCGGCGTACTTCTCGTGGACGGCGCGGCGCAGCGCCGCCGCGCCCTGGACCGCATCCGCGCGCTGGCCAACTACGGCGGCGGCGCGTTCTCCGGCATCGTGGCGGAGGAGTTCGTCAAGGGCCCCGAACTCTCGCTCCAGGGCGTCGCCCACCAAGGCAGTGCCGTACTGCTGAGCGTCTGCGAGAAACTCACCAGTCTGGAGGAGGTGCCTGGCGAGCCCGGGCTGTCGGGCTTCCGGGAGGTCGGCCACGTGGCCCGGCCAGGCACGGACGCACCGCCCGAGCTGCACGCGCTGGCCCAGGCATGCCTGGACGCCGCCGGCTACCGCGCCGGCCCCTTCCACCTCGATGTCCTCCAGGGCCCGACCGGCCCGGTCTTCGTGGAGATGGGGTTCCGGCTCTCCGGCGGAGGGCTGGTGGCGCTCGTCGAGAAGGCGACCGGCGCCGACTGGGCGGAACTGGCCTTCGCCAGTCACCTCGGCGACGCGACACCGGTAGGACCGTCGTCACCGCCCGTCGGCACCGGTGGCATCGCCGGCCAGATATCGGCCGTGTCCGAAGCCGAACTGGCCGCCGCCGAGGCCCTCCAGGAGCCGGGCATCACGATCGAGATCCACCGCGCCGCTCCCCCGCCGGACCGCTCCGCACTGTCCGCGGACGACCTGCCGGCGCTCGCCTCCGACCTCGCCAGGCACACCGGCTCCGCCGGCCGGGTGGTCGTCAGCGGCGGCCCCGCCGACCGCGTCCCCGCACTGCTGCATTCACTCGTCGCCCACCGATTGCGAGGCTGA
- a CDS encoding PqqD family protein, which translates to MTTDVSTTAPSAAPDHATALRELRAVLSQENYEGAVRCAARLYDALPDKAQLARNVVLVAYGGGKDSSYTLAFVRTMQLILSQEHGRTFTMRVATNRHAGMPQAVMDNIDRAYRSLHLLNDPDCELLLIDGQQVRPFDATLPQTDDVVGRNRLDILMTGHRTAADARPTFCNACNLSMVNSFGLAAGYDGGVDLIITGDSQQEQRDYYLWVTRLARRFGLQPPRDMRAGFRGFLASLNNISQAYFTDIHGPDAPEVIAEHAITTDVRTGLQFFSIYDDTAYASGDHWELLTEHLGFRFDDIAFSFTESDCGNPALMAHLRALKCEHRYGQSYAEGLAGYVEFAISLMHKKEFPPQLVTLMRERYEGRADQMRAAMDAYAAQAYGLTEEQLVAMVHAPFTEKGTNLEAYLTAEQPDLLPHAPLIHELLGGSTPTTGVAAAQVTEHLEEITGLTVDQLKVLYTSSLRLPSPTPVGGELIDAILEGDPHKQIVHTRHSADGPVVPELLSGR; encoded by the coding sequence ATGACGACTGACGTGTCCACGACCGCGCCCTCAGCGGCGCCCGACCATGCCACGGCCCTCCGGGAGCTGCGGGCCGTACTGTCCCAGGAGAACTACGAGGGCGCCGTCCGCTGCGCCGCCCGCCTCTACGACGCCCTCCCCGACAAGGCCCAACTCGCCCGCAATGTCGTCCTGGTGGCCTACGGCGGCGGCAAGGACAGCTCCTACACCCTCGCCTTCGTCCGGACCATGCAGCTCATCCTCTCCCAGGAGCACGGCCGGACCTTCACGATGCGGGTCGCCACCAACCGGCACGCGGGCATGCCGCAGGCCGTGATGGACAACATCGACCGGGCCTACCGCTCCCTGCACCTGCTGAACGACCCCGACTGCGAGCTGCTGTTGATCGACGGCCAGCAGGTGCGCCCCTTCGACGCCACGCTGCCGCAGACGGACGACGTCGTGGGCCGCAACCGCCTCGACATCCTGATGACCGGCCACCGCACGGCCGCGGACGCCCGCCCGACGTTCTGCAACGCCTGCAACCTGAGCATGGTCAACTCCTTCGGCCTGGCCGCGGGGTACGACGGCGGCGTCGACCTGATCATCACCGGCGACTCCCAACAGGAGCAGCGGGACTACTACCTGTGGGTCACCCGGCTCGCCCGGCGGTTCGGCCTCCAGCCGCCGCGCGACATGCGCGCCGGATTCCGGGGCTTCCTCGCCTCGCTCAACAACATCTCGCAGGCGTACTTCACCGACATCCACGGCCCCGACGCCCCGGAGGTCATCGCCGAGCACGCCATCACCACCGACGTCCGCACCGGCCTGCAGTTCTTCTCGATCTACGACGACACCGCCTACGCCTCCGGCGACCACTGGGAGCTGCTCACCGAGCACCTCGGCTTCCGCTTCGACGACATCGCCTTCAGCTTCACCGAGTCCGACTGCGGCAACCCCGCGCTGATGGCGCACCTGCGCGCCCTCAAGTGCGAGCACCGCTACGGCCAGTCCTACGCCGAAGGGCTCGCCGGCTACGTCGAGTTCGCCATCTCCCTCATGCACAAGAAGGAGTTCCCGCCGCAGCTCGTCACGCTCATGCGGGAGCGCTACGAGGGCCGGGCCGACCAGATGCGGGCCGCCATGGACGCCTACGCGGCCCAGGCATACGGCCTCACCGAGGAGCAGCTCGTCGCCATGGTCCACGCGCCGTTCACCGAGAAGGGCACGAACCTGGAGGCGTACCTCACCGCCGAGCAGCCGGACCTCCTCCCGCACGCCCCGCTCATCCACGAACTCCTGGGCGGCTCGACCCCGACCACCGGCGTCGCGGCGGCCCAGGTCACCGAACACCTGGAAGAAATCACGGGTTTGACGGTGGATCAGCTCAAGGTCCTGTACACCAGCTCGCTCCGTCTGCCCAGCCCCACCCCCGTCGGCGGCGAACTCATCGACGCCATCCTCGAAGGCGACCCGCACAAGCAGATCGTCCACACCCGGCACAGCGCCGACGGCCCCGTCGTGCCCGAACTGCTCTCCGGCCGGTGA
- a CDS encoding LysR family transcriptional regulator has product MFDLNRLRALRAVATHGTMTGAASALGYTPSAISQQIAKLERETGSALLDRQGGKVELTPAAWLLAEATDEVVAVLERTRSRLEEQRDQPTGRLVLAAFPTACRGFVAAALAGLAGRYPALDCRLLESDPNRAVSLVVRGEADLAVVHDWHNTPLTLPASLSVVELGEDIADVALPAGHPLADRAALTPYDLREERWIGQGSGAMCHEWLVRCFSDLGIEPDIAYQIEEYESQIALLTAGLGVTMLPRLGRGDLPSTVRVVPMQPPPHRRVSAVWRSQAGRRPALHAALAALRGRWPGTHSGQSARDAG; this is encoded by the coding sequence ATGTTCGACCTCAACCGCCTGCGCGCCCTGCGCGCCGTGGCCACCCACGGCACGATGACGGGTGCCGCCTCGGCACTGGGCTACACCCCGTCCGCCATCTCCCAGCAGATCGCCAAGTTGGAGCGCGAGACCGGCTCCGCGCTGCTCGACCGGCAGGGCGGCAAGGTGGAGCTCACCCCCGCGGCATGGCTGCTCGCGGAGGCCACCGATGAGGTCGTGGCGGTGTTGGAGCGGACCCGCTCGCGCCTGGAGGAACAGCGCGATCAGCCCACCGGGCGCCTGGTGCTCGCCGCCTTCCCCACCGCCTGCCGCGGCTTCGTCGCCGCCGCACTCGCCGGCCTGGCCGGGCGCTACCCCGCGCTGGACTGCCGGTTGCTGGAATCCGACCCCAACCGCGCCGTCAGCCTGGTGGTGCGCGGCGAGGCGGATCTCGCGGTGGTGCACGACTGGCACAACACCCCGCTGACGCTGCCGGCCTCGCTGTCGGTCGTCGAACTGGGCGAGGACATCGCCGACGTGGCGCTGCCGGCCGGCCACCCGCTCGCCGACCGGGCCGCGCTCACCCCGTACGACCTGCGGGAAGAGCGGTGGATCGGGCAGGGCTCCGGCGCCATGTGCCATGAGTGGCTGGTGCGTTGTTTCTCCGATCTCGGCATCGAACCGGACATTGCCTATCAGATCGAGGAATACGAGTCCCAAATCGCCCTTCTGACGGCCGGGTTGGGCGTGACGATGCTGCCCCGGTTGGGCCGCGGCGACCTGCCGTCCACCGTTCGCGTCGTCCCGATGCAGCCCCCGCCCCACCGTCGAGTTTCGGCCGTTTGGCGCTCCCAGGCCGGCCGTCGCCCCGCTCTCCACGCCGCATTGGCGGCATTGCGCGGGCGTTGGCCGGGAACTCATTCCGGCCAATCGGCCCGCGACGCCGGGTGA
- a CDS encoding EamA family transporter — protein MKPVHVALAVVVAAVWGVNFVVIDVGLRDFPPLLFSAVRFLLAALPAVFFVGPPRVPWRWVIAVGVALGIMKFGMLFIGMHEGLPAGLASLVLQGQAVFTVLFAAVLLKERPRRVQIVGMAIAAAGIVLAGLDSTAGTLGGFLLVVGAGACWGLSNIAMRRASPPDTFRFMVWVSVVPPIPLALLSIPFEGWDADLRALQHLNVSGVGAALYVAWGATLFGFAAWGYLLRTYDAPTVAPFSLLVPIFGLASAWVFQGERMTALTFCATGLVIAGIAVGMLRRPKRAVAVESEPTAAPVAAP, from the coding sequence ATGAAGCCCGTACACGTTGCCTTGGCGGTGGTCGTAGCCGCCGTATGGGGCGTCAACTTCGTCGTGATCGACGTGGGGTTGCGCGATTTCCCCCCGCTGCTCTTCTCCGCGGTGCGATTCCTGTTGGCCGCCCTGCCGGCGGTCTTCTTCGTCGGACCGCCGAGGGTTCCCTGGCGCTGGGTCATCGCGGTCGGCGTCGCGCTCGGCATCATGAAATTCGGCATGTTGTTCATCGGCATGCACGAGGGGCTGCCCGCGGGCCTGGCCTCCCTGGTGCTCCAGGGGCAGGCGGTGTTCACCGTGTTGTTCGCCGCCGTCCTGCTCAAGGAGCGCCCCCGACGGGTGCAGATCGTCGGCATGGCCATCGCCGCCGCGGGCATCGTGCTCGCCGGGCTGGACTCGACGGCCGGCACGCTCGGCGGATTCCTGCTGGTCGTGGGCGCGGGAGCGTGCTGGGGCCTGTCGAACATCGCGATGCGCAGGGCCAGTCCGCCGGACACCTTCCGCTTCATGGTCTGGGTGAGCGTCGTGCCGCCCATCCCGCTCGCGCTCCTCTCCATCCCCTTCGAGGGCTGGGACGCGGACCTCCGCGCGCTACAGCACCTCAACGTCAGCGGAGTGGGTGCCGCGCTCTATGTGGCGTGGGGGGCAACGCTGTTCGGATTCGCCGCATGGGGATATCTGCTGCGTACCTATGACGCCCCGACCGTGGCGCCGTTCTCGTTGCTCGTCCCGATATTCGGCCTGGCCTCCGCCTGGGTTTTCCAGGGGGAGCGCATGACGGCACTGACCTTCTGTGCCACCGGCCTCGTCATCGCCGGTATTGCGGTCGGAATGCTGCGCCGCCCGAAGAGGGCGGTAGCGGTGGAGAGCGAGCCGACGGCCGCCCCGGTCGCGGCGCCCTGA
- a CDS encoding thiamine pyrophosphate-binding protein translates to MSVKTAEPPVSAPADAAEAVVREFLDQGFTHFTGVPCSLLKGIFRYLESPASPAAYLPAPREDSALGVASGLAVAGERPVVLMQNSGLGYSLNVLTSFNLIYDVHLPLVVSWRGHDGNDAVEHDVIGRELPRLLDVFDLPWTVLDPQAPRRSVRECLAHHDGGRRTSVLVVREGV, encoded by the coding sequence ATGTCCGTAAAGACCGCCGAGCCGCCGGTGTCCGCGCCGGCCGACGCCGCCGAGGCCGTGGTGCGTGAATTCCTCGACCAGGGGTTCACCCACTTCACCGGCGTCCCCTGCTCGTTGCTCAAGGGCATCTTCCGTTACCTGGAGAGCCCGGCCAGCCCCGCCGCCTACCTGCCCGCACCCCGCGAGGACAGCGCGCTCGGCGTCGCCTCCGGGCTGGCCGTGGCCGGCGAACGCCCGGTCGTCCTGATGCAGAACTCCGGGCTCGGCTACTCCCTGAACGTCCTCACCTCCTTCAACCTCATCTACGACGTCCACCTGCCGCTCGTCGTGAGCTGGCGCGGCCACGACGGCAACGACGCGGTCGAGCACGACGTCATCGGCCGCGAACTGCCCCGCCTGCTGGACGTCTTCGACCTACCGTGGACCGTGCTCGACCCACAGGCACCCCGCCGCTCGGTCCGGGAATGCCTGGCGCACCACGACGGCGGCCGCCGCACCTCCGTCCTCGTCGTCCGGGAAGGGGTGTGA
- a CDS encoding thiamine pyrophosphate-dependent enzyme produces MLDIREAITALLDRDPTALYVSTCGYITRDVYNIDDRPGNFYLVGSMGMAAPIGLGVALARPDRRVVVLDGDGSFAMNPGCLPMIAEHRPDLLHVVLDNGAHESTGGQRTAALGDPAALARAAGYPTAHTADTLDGLAAAYPARGNAGPTLLHLRCHPRTHKAGRRVELTPQELVTRFRTEAAAPVPAAVEGSPL; encoded by the coding sequence ATGCTGGACATCCGCGAGGCCATCACGGCCCTCCTCGACCGCGACCCCACCGCCCTCTACGTGTCGACCTGCGGGTACATCACCCGCGACGTCTACAACATCGACGACCGCCCGGGGAACTTCTACCTCGTGGGCTCGATGGGCATGGCGGCCCCGATCGGCCTCGGCGTGGCCCTCGCCCGCCCCGACCGCCGCGTGGTGGTCCTCGACGGAGACGGGTCCTTCGCCATGAACCCCGGCTGCCTGCCGATGATCGCCGAACACCGCCCCGACCTGCTGCACGTCGTCCTCGACAACGGTGCGCACGAGAGCACCGGCGGACAGCGCACCGCCGCACTGGGCGACCCCGCAGCCCTGGCCCGCGCCGCCGGCTACCCCACCGCCCACACCGCCGACACCCTCGACGGACTCGCCGCCGCCTACCCCGCGCGCGGCAACGCCGGCCCCACGCTGCTGCACCTGCGCTGCCACCCGCGCACCCACAAGGCCGGCAGGCGCGTCGAGTTGACGCCCCAGGAACTCGTGACGCGCTTCCGCACCGAGGCCGCCGCCCCCGTGCCGGCCGCCGTCGAAGGGAGCCCGCTGTGA
- a CDS encoding isocitrate lyase/phosphoenolpyruvate mutase family protein has product MTEQHRTTARGTRPTPAEALRAALHAERPARAMGAHSPLSARLAEEAGFEVIWSSGLEISATAGVPDANILAMPQCLEAAAALAQAVSTPVLADCDSGFGNVNNVIHMVRAYEARGIAGVCIEDKQFPKLNSFIEGNQDLAPLDDFAAKIKAATEVRRDLVVVARLEALISGRGMAEALRRAEVYERAGADALLIHSKISDPGEVFAFREAYTGDLPVIVVPTTYHQVTIEELQQRGFAMAIYANQALRSSLRAMRETLTKIIQDGSTHGIEDGIAPLKEIFDLQHMPQMLEQQAHYEALGRELAEAGR; this is encoded by the coding sequence ATGACCGAGCAACACCGCACCACCGCGCGCGGCACCCGCCCCACCCCCGCCGAGGCACTGCGCGCCGCGCTGCACGCCGAGCGCCCGGCCCGCGCCATGGGCGCCCACAGCCCGCTCAGCGCCCGCCTCGCAGAGGAGGCCGGCTTCGAGGTCATCTGGTCCAGCGGCCTGGAGATCTCCGCCACCGCCGGCGTACCGGACGCCAACATCCTGGCCATGCCGCAGTGCCTGGAGGCCGCCGCCGCCCTCGCCCAGGCGGTCTCCACCCCGGTCCTCGCCGACTGCGACTCCGGCTTCGGCAACGTCAACAACGTGATCCACATGGTGCGCGCCTACGAGGCCCGCGGCATCGCCGGCGTCTGCATCGAGGACAAGCAGTTCCCCAAGCTCAACAGCTTCATCGAGGGCAACCAGGACCTCGCACCGCTGGACGACTTCGCCGCCAAGATCAAGGCCGCCACCGAGGTCCGCCGCGACCTGGTCGTCGTCGCCCGCCTGGAGGCGCTCATCTCCGGCCGGGGCATGGCCGAGGCGCTCCGCCGCGCCGAGGTCTACGAACGCGCCGGCGCCGACGCCCTGTTGATCCACTCCAAGATCTCCGACCCCGGCGAGGTGTTCGCCTTCCGCGAGGCATACACCGGCGACCTCCCCGTCATCGTCGTCCCCACCACCTACCACCAGGTGACCATCGAGGAACTCCAACAGCGCGGCTTCGCCATGGCCATCTACGCCAACCAGGCACTGCGCAGCTCGCTGCGCGCCATGCGGGAGACCCTCACCAAGATCATCCAGGACGGCTCCACACACGGCATCGAGGACGGCATCGCACCGCTGAAGGAGATCTTCGACCTCCAGCACATGCCGCAGATGCTCGAACAGCAGGCCCACTACGAGGCGTTGGGCCGCGAGCTCGCGGAGGCCGGCCGATGA
- a CDS encoding YjbQ family protein → MIELTVDSTGLNSHYDLTDEIAAHLRASDAGDGLAGVFAHGSTVGLTIMRYEQGAVTDLLRTLERIAPDDGNRYLHELTTGDPNGFSHLKSSLLGTSVLVPFRDGEPAMSPTHRVVLFDFDLKPATRRIFLDPPRPHRKDPA, encoded by the coding sequence ATGATCGAACTCACCGTCGACAGCACCGGCCTGAACTCTCACTACGACCTCACCGACGAGATCGCCGCACACCTGCGCGCCTCCGACGCCGGCGACGGACTGGCCGGCGTCTTCGCGCACGGCAGCACGGTGGGCCTGACCATCATGCGCTACGAACAGGGCGCCGTGACCGACCTGTTGCGGACCCTGGAGCGGATCGCGCCCGACGACGGCAACCGCTATCTGCACGAGCTCACCACCGGCGACCCCAACGGCTTCTCGCACCTGAAGTCCTCGCTGCTCGGCACCAGCGTGCTGGTCCCGTTCCGGGACGGTGAACCCGCCATGTCACCGACCCACCGCGTGGTGCTCTTCGACTTCGACCTCAAGCCCGCCACCCGCCGGATCTTCCTCGACCCGCCCCGCCCGCACCGGAAGGACCCCGCATGA
- a CDS encoding pyridoxal-phosphate-dependent aminotransferase family protein, producing the protein MKLRLATPGPTEVPQRLLLAGAREIIHHRSTEMAGLLHEINEGLPPLFGTEHPVYTIAASGTGAMEASVANCFSPGDEVLVVSNGYFGERFEAICTDYGLTVHTVRSDWGTSADPAQVAAAYAEHPAIRGVFTVYSETSTGALNDVEAIARIFRDTDVIVVVDAISGLLVHPLPMDAWGLDVVLAASHKGFMLPPGLAFVALSDKAWTAVERGSGPAYYWSFERLRHFYPMSSSSPAVSLLLALHESLKMLNEEGLPAFQRRHAALGEAAGRALTALGFQPFIQEPHRRSHVITSALAPEGIDTGELLKTLSTRHGVTMTGGQAHLKGKLIRVGHVGAADPLDLCALFGAVEMALLELGHRFTPGTGTGEIIRALADFPHEES; encoded by the coding sequence ATGAAGCTCCGCCTGGCCACCCCCGGCCCCACCGAGGTCCCGCAGCGACTGCTGCTCGCCGGCGCCCGCGAGATCATCCACCACCGCTCGACGGAGATGGCCGGTCTCCTCCACGAGATCAACGAGGGCCTGCCCCCGCTGTTCGGTACCGAACACCCCGTCTACACCATCGCCGCCTCCGGCACCGGCGCGATGGAGGCATCCGTCGCCAACTGCTTCTCGCCCGGCGACGAGGTCCTCGTCGTCTCCAACGGCTACTTCGGCGAGCGCTTCGAGGCGATCTGCACCGACTACGGACTGACCGTCCACACCGTGCGCAGCGACTGGGGCACCAGCGCCGACCCCGCTCAGGTGGCCGCCGCCTACGCCGAACACCCCGCGATCCGCGGCGTGTTCACCGTCTACAGCGAGACCTCCACCGGCGCCCTCAACGACGTCGAGGCCATCGCCCGGATCTTCCGGGACACCGACGTCATCGTCGTCGTCGACGCGATCAGCGGCCTGCTCGTCCACCCCCTCCCGATGGACGCATGGGGCCTGGACGTCGTGCTCGCCGCCTCCCACAAGGGCTTCATGCTCCCGCCCGGCCTGGCCTTCGTCGCCCTCTCCGACAAGGCGTGGACGGCCGTGGAACGCGGCTCGGGCCCCGCCTACTACTGGTCCTTCGAGCGGCTGCGCCACTTCTACCCGATGTCCTCCTCGTCCCCGGCCGTCTCACTGCTGCTCGCCCTGCACGAGTCGCTGAAGATGCTCAACGAGGAGGGACTCCCGGCCTTCCAACGCCGGCACGCCGCACTCGGCGAGGCCGCCGGCCGGGCCCTGACGGCCCTCGGCTTCCAGCCCTTCATCCAAGAACCACACCGGCGCAGCCACGTCATCACCTCGGCGCTCGCGCCCGAAGGCATCGACACCGGCGAGCTGTTGAAGACCCTGTCCACCCGGCACGGCGTCACCATGACCGGCGGCCAGGCCCACCTCAAGGGCAAGCTCATCCGGGTCGGCCACGTCGGCGCCGCCGACCCCCTGGACCTGTGCGCCCTCTTCGGCGCCGTCGAGATGGCCCTGCTCGAACTCGGGCACCGCTTCACCCCCGGCACCGGCACCGGCGAAATCATCCGCGCGCTGGCCGACTTCCCCCACGAGGAGAGCTGA